The following coding sequences lie in one Streptomyces sp. NBC_00510 genomic window:
- a CDS encoding adenosylcobinamide-GDP ribazoletransferase has product MTADPAPAPPAATAADGLRFAFGTLTVLRVRVTRWDRPAARAGMLWAPVAGLVVGLCAAAAGGLLLLLGSGPLPAAVAGAAVPAALTRGLHLDGLADTADGLGSGKPAEDALRIMKQSDIGPFGVLTLVLVLLAQVAALAELYGQSWTRGAVAAALAGLTARAAMTLACRDGVPPARPGGLGAAVAGAVPARTAWASAALTVAVCAACGAAFGVPDAVRCAAAAAAALAAAELLLRRCRRRLGGVTGDVFGALCETAATAALLVLTLG; this is encoded by the coding sequence ATGACCGCCGACCCCGCTCCCGCGCCCCCCGCCGCCACGGCCGCCGACGGACTGCGCTTCGCCTTCGGCACCCTGACGGTGCTGCGGGTCCGGGTCACCCGCTGGGACCGCCCGGCGGCCCGCGCCGGGATGCTCTGGGCGCCCGTGGCCGGGCTGGTCGTGGGGCTGTGCGCGGCGGCGGCCGGCGGACTCCTGCTGCTCCTCGGCTCGGGGCCGCTGCCCGCCGCGGTGGCCGGCGCCGCCGTACCGGCCGCCCTGACGCGGGGGCTGCACCTGGACGGGCTGGCCGACACCGCCGACGGGCTGGGCAGCGGCAAGCCCGCGGAGGACGCGCTGCGCATCATGAAGCAGTCCGACATCGGGCCCTTCGGTGTGCTCACCCTGGTCCTCGTCCTGCTGGCCCAGGTCGCCGCGCTCGCCGAGCTGTACGGCCAGTCCTGGACCCGGGGTGCGGTCGCCGCCGCCCTGGCCGGGCTCACCGCCCGTGCCGCGATGACGCTGGCCTGCCGTGACGGTGTGCCCCCGGCCCGCCCCGGCGGGCTCGGCGCGGCCGTGGCGGGCGCTGTCCCCGCCCGTACCGCCTGGGCCTCGGCCGCGCTGACGGTGGCGGTCTGCGCCGCCTGCGGGGCCGCCTTCGGCGTGCCGGACGCGGTGCGCTGTGCGGCGGCGGCGGCGGCGGCCCTGGCCGCCGCGGAACTGCTGCTGCGGCGGTGCCGCCGGCGCCTGGGCGGCGTCACCGGTGACGTCTTCGGCGCGTTGTGCGAGACCGCCGCGACGGCCGCGCTGCTGGTGCTCACCCTGGGCTGA
- a CDS encoding phosphatidylglycerol lysyltransferase domain-containing protein codes for MGTAVSVWRERAAVSTVRYLRLVGLVDLLGAVWVSFGNDIRRHDVDEYATPYLLTAGYTPAFLALFLAVTMRRRKRAAWLLNLVLAGLYLLFLAAATAVPAFRGHPQNWVSLGITAAFCAALLAGRRAFRAKGDRANPRLAAAVAVGGVAAGGLLAAGLVTVTDTGHGSTFGQRYAYAMLRVVSLADAEESFPGISTPGWVDVAINAMSAVLFLLVLYAAFRSPRGRELLGPQDEMRLRALLDRHGERDSLGYFALRRDKSVVWSPSGKSAIAYRVVGGVSLASGDPIGDPEAWPGAIEAWLAEAREHAWVPAVVGAGEEAGTVYARHGLDALELGDEAIVEVADFTLEGRAMRTVRQAYHRIGRAGYTVRVRRHEDIPAREMAALLERADRWRYGQTERGFSMALGRLGDPADGRCVMVECADGRGEPRALLSFVPWGRHGLSLDLMRRDRDSDNGLVEFMVIELIRRAEETGVERVSLNFAVFRSVFERGARLGAGPVLRMWRALLTFFSRWWQIESLYRANAKYRPVWEPRFLLFEKGGELPRIGLASARAEGFLAAPRMPSPRR; via the coding sequence ATGGGAACGGCCGTCTCGGTCTGGCGTGAACGCGCCGCGGTGTCCACCGTCCGGTACCTGCGCCTGGTCGGCCTGGTCGACCTGCTGGGTGCGGTGTGGGTGTCCTTCGGGAACGACATCCGGCGTCATGACGTCGACGAGTACGCCACCCCGTACCTGCTGACCGCCGGCTACACCCCGGCCTTCCTCGCGCTCTTCCTGGCGGTCACGATGCGCCGCAGGAAGCGCGCGGCCTGGCTGCTCAACCTCGTCCTCGCCGGGCTCTACCTGCTGTTCCTGGCCGCGGCGACGGCCGTCCCCGCGTTCCGCGGCCACCCGCAGAACTGGGTGTCGCTGGGGATCACCGCCGCCTTCTGCGCCGCGTTGCTCGCCGGGCGCCGCGCGTTCCGCGCCAAGGGCGACCGCGCCAACCCCCGGCTGGCCGCGGCGGTCGCCGTCGGCGGCGTCGCGGCCGGCGGACTCCTCGCCGCGGGGCTGGTCACCGTCACCGACACCGGGCACGGCTCGACCTTCGGCCAGCGGTACGCGTACGCCATGCTCCGCGTGGTCTCGCTGGCGGACGCCGAGGAGTCCTTCCCGGGGATCTCGACCCCGGGCTGGGTCGACGTCGCCATCAACGCCATGAGCGCCGTGCTGTTCCTGCTGGTGCTGTACGCGGCGTTCCGCTCGCCCCGCGGCCGCGAACTGCTCGGCCCGCAGGACGAGATGCGGCTGCGGGCCCTGCTGGACCGGCACGGCGAACGTGACTCGCTCGGCTACTTCGCGCTGCGCCGCGACAAGAGCGTGGTCTGGTCGCCGTCGGGCAAGTCGGCGATCGCCTACCGCGTCGTCGGCGGGGTGTCCCTCGCCTCCGGCGACCCCATCGGCGACCCCGAGGCCTGGCCCGGGGCGATCGAGGCCTGGCTCGCCGAGGCCCGCGAGCACGCCTGGGTGCCGGCGGTGGTGGGGGCCGGCGAGGAGGCCGGCACGGTCTACGCGCGGCACGGGCTGGACGCCCTGGAACTCGGCGACGAGGCGATCGTCGAGGTCGCCGACTTCACCCTGGAGGGCCGCGCGATGCGCACCGTGCGGCAGGCGTACCACCGGATCGGGCGCGCCGGGTACACCGTCCGCGTACGGCGTCACGAGGACATCCCTGCACGGGAGATGGCGGCCCTGCTGGAGCGCGCGGACCGCTGGCGGTACGGGCAGACCGAGCGGGGCTTCTCCATGGCGCTGGGGCGGCTCGGCGACCCGGCGGACGGCCGGTGCGTCATGGTGGAGTGCGCGGACGGGCGGGGCGAGCCGAGGGCGCTGCTCAGTTTCGTGCCGTGGGGGCGGCACGGGCTGTCGCTGGACCTGATGCGCCGTGACCGGGACTCCGACAACGGGCTGGTGGAGTTCATGGTGATCGAGCTGATCCGGCGCGCGGAGGAGACCGGGGTCGAGCGGGTGTCGCTCAACTTCGCCGTGTTCCGTTCGGTCTTCGAGCGCGGGGCGAGGCTGGGCGCCGGGCCGGTGCTGCGGATGTGGCGGGCGCTGCTGACCTTCTTCTCGCGGTGGTGGCAGATCGAGTCGCTGTACCGCGCCAACGCCAAGTACCGGCCGGTCTGGGAGCCGCGTTTCCTGCTCTTCGAGAAGGGCGGCGAACTGCCCCGGATCGGACTGGCGAGCGCACGGGCCGAGGGCTTCCTCGCCGCGCCCCGCATGCCCTCGCCGCGGCGGTGA
- the cobT gene encoding nicotinate-nucleotide--dimethylbenzimidazole phosphoribosyltransferase, whose amino-acid sequence MSGLNLDDFATLVERPDAGVRRDARDRWQRLVRPASALGGLAELADWLSAAQGAATLRPIEHPKAVLFAADHGVAALKVSARPGGTAVELVRRVLDGASPVNVLARQYGAALRVVDVGVDVPADDLPADVTAHRVRRGSGRIDVEDALTAEEAEAAFRAGMAVADEEADSGTDLVLLGDLSVGGTTVAGVLIAALCGTDASVVTGRGSGIDDIAWMRKCAAIRDALRRARPVLGDQLELLAAVGGADVAAITGFLLQASVRKLPVVLDGVVSAACALVAQRIAFRAPDWWLAGQASGEPGQVKALDRLSIEPLLDQKVTAGEGTGALLALPLLKAAAALSAELPERF is encoded by the coding sequence GTGAGCGGCCTGAACCTTGATGACTTCGCGACCCTGGTGGAGCGTCCGGACGCCGGTGTGCGCCGTGACGCACGCGACCGTTGGCAGCGGCTGGTGCGCCCGGCGAGTGCGCTGGGCGGGCTGGCCGAGCTCGCCGACTGGCTGTCGGCGGCCCAGGGCGCGGCGACCCTGCGCCCGATCGAGCACCCCAAGGCCGTGCTCTTCGCGGCGGACCACGGGGTGGCGGCACTGAAGGTGTCCGCCCGCCCCGGGGGCACCGCGGTCGAGCTGGTGCGGCGGGTCCTGGACGGGGCCTCCCCGGTCAATGTGCTGGCCCGTCAGTACGGCGCGGCGCTGCGGGTGGTGGACGTCGGCGTGGACGTGCCGGCCGATGACCTGCCCGCCGACGTGACGGCGCACCGCGTGCGGCGCGGCTCCGGCCGGATCGACGTGGAGGACGCGCTGACGGCCGAGGAGGCCGAGGCGGCGTTCCGGGCCGGCATGGCCGTCGCGGACGAGGAGGCGGACTCCGGCACGGACCTGGTGCTCCTCGGTGATCTGAGCGTGGGCGGCACCACGGTGGCCGGGGTGCTGATCGCGGCGCTGTGCGGTACCGACGCCTCGGTGGTGACCGGCCGCGGTTCGGGCATCGACGACATCGCGTGGATGCGCAAGTGCGCGGCGATCCGCGACGCGCTGCGCCGGGCCCGGCCCGTGCTGGGCGACCAGCTGGAGCTGCTGGCGGCGGTCGGCGGCGCGGACGTGGCGGCGATCACCGGTTTCCTGCTGCAGGCCTCGGTGCGGAAGCTGCCGGTGGTACTGGACGGCGTGGTGTCCGCGGCGTGCGCGCTGGTCGCGCAGCGGATCGCCTTCCGGGCGCCGGACTGGTGGCTGGCCGGCCAGGCCAGCGGCGAGCCCGGACAGGTCAAGGCGCTGGACCGGCTGTCCATCGAGCCGCTGCTCGACCAGAAGGTGACGGCGGGTGAGGGCACCGGCGCGCTGCTGGCGCTGCCCCTTCTGAAGGCGGCGGCGGCCCTGTCGGCGGAGCTGCCGGAACGTTTCTGA
- a CDS encoding bifunctional adenosylcobinamide kinase/adenosylcobinamide-phosphate guanylyltransferase — MELTLLGTGGPDGLPLPGCPCAACATAVGDQARAATSLLVDGVLLLDLTPGLALTAARSGHSLAGVRQVLLSHPHDGPAVEIPAGLPAPGRVAAGQEITLLTGHRVRAVPVDAPGSGYEVTGPDGERLLYLPPECAPAGLPEAVEPYRMVLLDAVGRPDGLARLRAAGAVGSTTDVVAVHLDHRVHPGPELRRRLAALGVRAVPDGTTLTVGDLHDVPDVPRRTLVLGGARSGKSVEAERRLSAFPDVLYVATGGTRGGDPEWAERVALHRERRPQSWQTVETCDLLPLLAEEDGPALLIDCLSLWLTHTMDELGAWDDEKWAEGAERELRRRVGELTAAWRATRRTAVAVSNEVGSGVVPATASGRRFRDELGRLNLALADESEHVVLVVAGQALPLRG; from the coding sequence GTGGAACTGACTCTCCTCGGCACCGGTGGCCCCGACGGTCTGCCCCTCCCCGGCTGCCCGTGCGCGGCGTGCGCGACGGCGGTGGGCGACCAGGCGCGGGCGGCGACCTCGCTGCTCGTGGACGGGGTGCTGCTGCTCGACCTGACGCCGGGTCTCGCGCTGACCGCGGCGCGCTCCGGCCACTCGCTCGCCGGGGTCCGCCAGGTGCTGCTGTCGCACCCGCACGACGGGCCGGCCGTGGAGATCCCGGCGGGGCTGCCCGCGCCGGGCCGGGTGGCCGCCGGGCAGGAGATCACGCTGCTGACCGGGCACCGGGTGCGGGCGGTGCCGGTCGACGCGCCCGGGTCCGGGTACGAGGTGACGGGACCGGACGGCGAGCGGTTGCTGTACCTGCCGCCGGAGTGCGCTCCGGCGGGGCTGCCGGAGGCCGTGGAGCCCTACCGGATGGTGCTGCTGGACGCCGTGGGCCGGCCGGACGGGCTGGCGCGGCTGCGAGCGGCCGGCGCGGTCGGGAGCACCACCGACGTCGTCGCGGTCCACCTGGACCACCGCGTCCACCCCGGGCCGGAGCTGCGGCGCCGGCTGGCCGCGCTCGGCGTACGGGCGGTGCCGGACGGCACGACGCTGACGGTCGGCGACCTGCACGACGTGCCCGACGTGCCGCGGCGCACGCTCGTGCTGGGCGGGGCGCGGTCGGGGAAGTCGGTGGAGGCGGAGCGGCGGCTGTCGGCCTTCCCCGACGTGCTGTACGTGGCCACCGGCGGCACGCGCGGCGGTGACCCGGAGTGGGCGGAACGCGTGGCGCTGCACCGCGAGCGGCGTCCGCAGTCGTGGCAGACGGTGGAGACCTGCGACCTGCTGCCGCTGCTGGCCGAGGAGGACGGGCCCGCGCTGCTGATCGACTGCCTGTCGCTGTGGCTGACGCACACCATGGACGAGCTCGGCGCGTGGGACGACGAGAAGTGGGCGGAGGGCGCCGAGCGCGAACTGCGCCGCCGCGTCGGGGAACTCACCGCGGCGTGGCGCGCCACCCGCCGCACGGCCGTGGCGGTCAGCAACGAGGTCGGCTCCGGGGTCGTACCGGCCACAGCCAGCGGGCGCAGATTCCGGGACGAGCTGGGGCGGCTGAACCTCGCGCTGGCCGACGAGTCCGAGCACGTGGTGCTGGTGGTCGCGGGACAGGCGCTGCCGCTGCGGGGCTGA
- a CDS encoding trypsin-like peptidase domain-containing protein: MRDSKPNRWRPPTALRAAALLLAVACCGGVTAGCTGDSPSPGAASSAPAPVAASELAGARDLERSYQQVVKAVLPSVVQINTSEGLGSGIVYDTKGHIVTNAHVVGNSDTFEVTLANSDTPHKGRLVAAYPEQDLAVIELDDPPSGLRAASFGRSRDVQVGQIVLAMGSPLGLNSSVTQGIVSAVGRTVSESGAEGGTGATLADMVQTSAPINPGNSGGALVNLSGQVIGIPTLAAVNPTMGDSSAPGIGFAIPAATVTRIADQIIKHGKVVDSGRAALGIVARTVLDENFQPAGVGVVEVTRGGAADKAGIKPGDVITDVGGEDITTLQSLSEALVQHAPGDTVDVTFQRGGGEKTVKVTLGQLQ, translated from the coding sequence ATGCGCGATTCGAAGCCCAACCGATGGCGGCCGCCGACGGCGCTCCGGGCGGCGGCCTTGCTGCTGGCCGTCGCGTGCTGCGGGGGCGTGACCGCCGGATGCACGGGGGACTCCCCCTCCCCCGGCGCGGCATCCTCGGCGCCCGCGCCCGTCGCCGCCTCCGAGCTGGCCGGCGCCCGTGATCTGGAGCGCTCCTACCAGCAGGTGGTCAAGGCGGTGCTGCCGTCCGTCGTCCAGATCAACACGTCCGAGGGACTGGGCTCCGGCATCGTCTACGACACCAAGGGCCACATCGTCACCAACGCCCATGTCGTCGGCAACTCCGACACCTTCGAGGTCACCCTCGCCAACAGCGACACCCCGCACAAGGGCCGGCTCGTGGCCGCCTACCCCGAGCAGGACCTCGCCGTCATCGAACTCGACGACCCGCCGAGCGGGCTGCGCGCGGCGTCCTTCGGGCGCTCCCGCGACGTCCAGGTCGGCCAGATCGTGCTCGCCATGGGCAGTCCGCTCGGCCTGAACAGCAGCGTCACGCAGGGCATCGTCTCGGCCGTCGGCCGTACGGTCAGCGAATCCGGGGCCGAGGGCGGCACCGGCGCCACCCTGGCCGACATGGTGCAGACCTCGGCGCCCATCAACCCGGGCAACAGCGGCGGCGCGCTGGTCAACCTCTCCGGCCAGGTCATCGGCATCCCGACGCTCGCCGCCGTCAACCCCACCATGGGCGACTCCTCGGCCCCGGGCATCGGCTTCGCCATCCCCGCGGCGACCGTCACCCGCATCGCGGACCAGATCATCAAGCACGGCAAGGTCGTCGACTCCGGCCGCGCGGCGCTGGGCATCGTCGCGCGCACCGTCCTCGACGAGAACTTCCAGCCCGCCGGGGTGGGCGTCGTCGAGGTGACCCGGGGCGGGGCGGCGGACAAGGCCGGGATCAAGCCCGGGGACGTCATCACCGATGTCGGGGGCGAGGACATCACGACCCTCCAGTCACTGTCCGAGGCCCTGGTCCAGCACGCCCCCGGCGACACCGTGGACGTCACCTTCCAGCGCGGCGGCGGCGAGAAGACCGTCAAGGTCACGCTCGGGCAGCTCCAGTAG
- a CDS encoding methyltransferase domain-containing protein encodes MGGLRNTVRQELVARQLDEQITARFPVGRRLRILDVGPGQGTQALRLARAGHLVTGLEADPEMAGVLRGAVAAEPEGIRERISLVEGDGRETGRHFGPGSFDVVLCHGVLMYVPEPDAMVAGLARVLAPGGLLSLLVRNADALAMRPALQGDWAGALSAFAGDTYTNRLGLAARADRRADLTTTLSAIGAPLHAWYGVRVFTDTAPDDSVEVPEELLAAEELAGRTDPYRGVAALLHLCGVRN; translated from the coding sequence CTGGGCGGGCTCCGGAACACCGTGCGCCAGGAGCTGGTCGCGCGCCAGCTGGACGAGCAGATCACCGCGCGCTTCCCCGTGGGGCGCCGGCTCAGGATCCTCGACGTCGGCCCCGGCCAGGGCACCCAGGCGCTGCGGCTCGCCCGTGCCGGCCACCTGGTCACCGGTCTGGAGGCCGATCCGGAGATGGCGGGGGTCCTGCGCGGGGCCGTGGCCGCCGAGCCGGAGGGCATACGCGAGCGGATCAGCCTCGTCGAGGGCGACGGCCGGGAGACCGGCCGGCACTTCGGGCCCGGCAGCTTCGACGTCGTGCTCTGCCACGGCGTGCTGATGTACGTGCCCGAGCCGGACGCCATGGTCGCCGGGCTCGCCCGGGTGCTGGCCCCCGGCGGGCTGCTGTCGCTGCTGGTGCGGAACGCCGACGCCCTGGCGATGCGGCCCGCGCTGCAGGGCGACTGGGCCGGTGCGCTGTCCGCCTTCGCGGGCGACACGTACACCAACCGGCTGGGGCTCGCCGCCCGCGCCGACCGGCGCGCGGACCTGACGACGACCCTGAGCGCCATCGGCGCGCCGCTGCACGCCTGGTACGGGGTGCGGGTCTTCACCGACACGGCGCCGGACGACTCCGTGGAGGTGCCGGAGGAGTTGCTGGCCGCCGAGGAGCTGGCCGGCCGCACCGACCCCTACCGCGGGGTGGCGGCACTGCTGCATCTGTGCGGCGTACGGAACTGA
- a CDS encoding DUF3043 domain-containing protein, with the protein MRGWGSRRRARNLGVVFRRRSQSEQTASTTVVDDRQPRDPQAPKGRPTPKRSDAQGQRRKAVTTPTDRKAATKQARDARRADLAKQREALMNGDERYLPARDKGPVRKFARDYVDSRFRMAEFFLPLAVVILVLSMLRNPALQNLSLLLWLVVIVLIVVDSAFTGFLLRRELAKRFPDKPTKGAVAYALMRTLQMRRLRLPKPQVKRGTKL; encoded by the coding sequence GTGAGGGGCTGGGGGTCCCGTCGGCGAGCACGTAACCTTGGAGTCGTGTTCCGACGTCGTTCCCAAAGCGAGCAGACCGCGTCCACCACTGTGGTGGACGACCGGCAGCCCCGCGACCCGCAGGCTCCCAAGGGTCGCCCCACGCCCAAGCGCAGCGATGCCCAGGGCCAGCGCCGCAAGGCGGTGACCACGCCCACCGACCGCAAGGCCGCCACCAAGCAGGCCCGCGACGCCCGGCGGGCCGATCTGGCCAAGCAGCGCGAGGCCCTGATGAACGGGGACGAGCGCTACCTGCCCGCCCGTGACAAGGGCCCGGTGCGCAAGTTCGCGCGTGACTACGTGGACTCGCGCTTCCGCATGGCCGAGTTCTTCCTGCCGCTCGCCGTGGTCATCCTCGTGCTCAGCATGCTCCGCAACCCCGCGCTGCAGAACCTCTCCCTGCTGCTGTGGCTCGTGGTCATCGTGCTGATCGTCGTCGACTCGGCCTTCACCGGCTTCCTGCTCCGCCGCGAGCTGGCCAAGCGCTTCCCGGACAAGCCCACCAAGGGCGCGGTCGCCTACGCCCTCATGCGGACCCTCCAGATGCGCCGACTGCGCCTGCCGAAGCCGCAGGTCAAGCGCGGCACCAAGCTCTGA
- a CDS encoding PspA/IM30 family protein: MSGVMKRMGMIFRAKANKALDRAEDPRETLDYSYQKQLELLQKVRRGVADVATSRKRLELQLNQLQQQSAKYEDQGRKALALGREDLAREALSRRAALQQQVTDLETQHQTLQGEEEKLTLAAQRLQAKVDAFRTKKETIKATYSAAKAQTQIGEAFSGISEEMGDVGLAIQRAEDKTEQLRARAGALDELLASGALDDPTGIAKDDIQAELDRLSGGSDVELELQRMKAELAGGSPQQAIESGQQGQTPSQTQDQPRFDKQ, translated from the coding sequence ATGAGCGGTGTCATGAAGCGGATGGGGATGATCTTCCGCGCGAAGGCCAACAAGGCCCTTGACCGGGCCGAGGATCCGCGCGAGACCCTCGACTACTCGTACCAGAAACAGCTGGAGCTGCTGCAGAAGGTACGGCGCGGTGTGGCGGACGTCGCCACCTCGCGCAAGCGCCTGGAGCTGCAGCTGAACCAGCTGCAGCAGCAGTCCGCGAAGTACGAGGACCAGGGCCGCAAGGCGCTCGCCCTGGGGCGGGAGGACCTGGCCCGCGAGGCGCTGTCGCGTCGGGCCGCCCTCCAGCAGCAGGTCACCGACCTGGAGACGCAGCACCAGACGCTGCAGGGCGAGGAGGAGAAGCTCACCCTTGCCGCCCAGCGCCTGCAGGCCAAGGTGGACGCCTTCCGCACCAAGAAGGAGACCATCAAGGCCACCTACAGCGCGGCCAAGGCCCAGACCCAGATCGGCGAGGCCTTCTCCGGCATCTCGGAGGAGATGGGCGACGTCGGCCTGGCGATCCAGCGGGCCGAGGACAAGACCGAGCAGCTGCGCGCCCGGGCCGGCGCCCTGGACGAACTGCTGGCCTCCGGCGCCCTCGACGACCCGACCGGGATCGCCAAGGACGACATCCAGGCGGAGCTCGACCGCCTCTCCGGCGGCAGCGACGTCGAACTGGAGCTGCAGCGCATGAAGGCCGAGCTGGCCGGCGGCTCCCCGCAGCAGGCCATCGAGAGCGGACAGCAGGGCCAGACCCCGTCGCAGACCCAGGACCAGCCCCGGTTCGACAAGCAGTGA
- a CDS encoding sensor histidine kinase: MKDRARLWPQAHPVALDAGLALAVLAVILGNMFIGPHTERYDASVPDILLAVLGSAALMVRRRSPLGVLAFTGAVTVVYLLTATGEGRAPVAATVVVALFSASTRTDRTTTFRLGLATCLLLPAIAMLFGARPWYSAENIALFAWSGMAAAAGEATRHRRAYVAAVEERAERAERTREEEAKRRVAEERMRIARELHDVVAHHIALVNVQAGVAAHVMDSRPDQAKQALAHVREASRSALDELRATVGLLRQSGDPAAPMEPAPGLGVLDQLVDGFRRAGLPVEVAEEDPGTLPASVDLTAYRVIQESLTNVHKHAGPGARAQIRIVRGDGTLEVTVVDRGGSPQAPGTAGGGHGLIGMRERAAALGGTCEAGPCTQGGFRVHARLPLVVPGQPAARRGDGRIPA, from the coding sequence ATGAAGGACCGGGCCCGGCTGTGGCCGCAGGCCCACCCCGTAGCCCTCGACGCCGGGCTGGCGCTCGCCGTCCTCGCGGTGATCCTCGGCAACATGTTCATCGGGCCGCACACCGAGCGGTACGACGCCTCGGTCCCCGACATCCTGCTGGCCGTCCTCGGCTCCGCCGCGCTGATGGTGCGCCGGCGCAGCCCGCTGGGCGTCCTGGCCTTCACCGGCGCGGTCACCGTGGTCTACCTGCTCACCGCGACCGGGGAGGGGCGCGCCCCGGTGGCCGCCACCGTCGTCGTGGCGCTCTTCTCCGCCTCCACGCGCACCGACCGCACCACCACCTTCCGGCTCGGCCTCGCCACCTGCCTGCTGCTGCCCGCGATCGCCATGCTCTTCGGGGCCCGGCCCTGGTACTCCGCCGAGAACATCGCCCTGTTCGCGTGGAGCGGCATGGCCGCCGCCGCCGGCGAGGCCACCCGCCACCGCCGCGCCTACGTCGCCGCAGTCGAGGAGCGCGCCGAGCGGGCCGAGCGCACCCGGGAGGAGGAGGCCAAGCGCCGCGTCGCCGAGGAGCGGATGCGGATCGCCCGCGAGCTGCACGACGTGGTCGCCCACCACATCGCCCTGGTCAACGTGCAGGCCGGTGTCGCCGCCCACGTCATGGACAGCCGCCCCGACCAGGCGAAGCAGGCCCTCGCGCACGTCCGCGAGGCGAGCCGTTCTGCGCTGGACGAACTCCGTGCGACCGTCGGCCTGTTGCGGCAGTCGGGGGACCCTGCCGCACCCATGGAACCGGCACCCGGCCTCGGGGTGCTGGACCAGCTGGTCGACGGCTTCCGCCGGGCCGGGCTGCCCGTGGAGGTGGCCGAGGAGGACCCCGGCACGCTTCCCGCGAGCGTGGACCTCACCGCGTACCGGGTCATCCAGGAGTCGCTGACCAACGTCCACAAGCACGCCGGCCCGGGCGCGCGGGCGCAGATCCGCATCGTGCGCGGCGACGGGACGCTGGAGGTCACCGTGGTCGACCGTGGCGGCAGCCCGCAGGCCCCGGGCACCGCGGGCGGCGGCCACGGCCTGATCGGCATGCGCGAGCGGGCCGCGGCCCTCGGCGGCACCTGCGAGGCCGGCCCCTGTACGCAGGGCGGTTTCCGCGTCCACGCCCGCCTGCCGCTGGTGGTGCCGGGTCAGCCGGCCGCCCGGCGGGGGGATGGGAGAATCCCGGCATGA
- a CDS encoding response regulator transcription factor, with protein sequence MIRVLLADDQALLRGAFRVLVESEPDMEVVGEASDGAEAVALARSTRADVVLMDIRMPGTDGLAATREITAAEDLTGVAVLVLTTFEADEYVAQAIRAGAAGFLGKGAEPAELLAAIRTVAEGDALLSPSATKSLIAQFLAQSGGQRPLPSEGGPAAPDLDALTAREREVLVEVALGLPNDEIAERLGVSPLTVKTHVNRTMAKLGARDRAQLVVAAYESGLVRPAAR encoded by the coding sequence ATGATCAGGGTGCTGCTCGCGGACGACCAGGCGCTGCTGCGGGGCGCGTTCCGCGTCCTCGTGGAGTCCGAGCCGGACATGGAGGTCGTGGGGGAGGCCTCGGACGGCGCCGAGGCCGTCGCGCTGGCCCGCAGCACCCGGGCGGACGTCGTCCTGATGGACATCCGGATGCCCGGCACGGACGGCCTCGCCGCCACCCGCGAGATCACCGCCGCCGAGGACCTGACCGGCGTGGCGGTCCTGGTCCTGACGACCTTCGAGGCGGACGAGTACGTCGCGCAGGCGATCCGGGCCGGCGCCGCCGGGTTCCTCGGCAAGGGCGCCGAGCCGGCCGAGCTGCTCGCCGCGATCCGCACCGTCGCCGAGGGCGACGCGCTGCTGTCCCCGTCGGCGACCAAGAGCCTGATCGCCCAGTTCCTGGCGCAGAGCGGCGGTCAGCGCCCGCTGCCCTCGGAGGGCGGACCGGCGGCCCCGGACCTGGACGCGCTGACGGCACGCGAGCGCGAGGTGCTGGTCGAGGTCGCGCTGGGGCTGCCGAACGACGAGATCGCCGAACGCCTCGGGGTGAGCCCGCTCACCGTCAAGACGCACGTGAACCGCACCATGGCCAAACTCGGTGCCCGCGACCGCGCGCAGCTGGTCGTCGCCGCGTACGAGTCGGGTCTGGTGCGGCCCGCGGCGCGCTGA